In Planococcus sp. MB-3u-03, the DNA window GCCGTTGGTTGTGCACGTCCAAGTTGTGAGATGAGAAACGAGGCAAATCCGTTTCTATATAACATCAAGCAGTGATGGCAAGAGGTTTACCTCAGAGTCCCTGATTTCACACTGCCAAGAAAAGCCTCTAGCGAGGCGGGAGGTGCCCGTACCGCAAACCGACACAGGTAGGCGAGAAGAGAATTCTAAGGTGAGCGAGTGAACTCTCGTTAAGGAACTCGGCAAAATGACCCCGTAACTTCGGGAGAAGGGGTGCTCTGGTAGGGTGAATAGCCCGAGAGAGCCGCAGTGAATAGGCCCAGGCGACTGTTTAGCAAAACACAGGTCTCTGCAAAACCGTAAGGTGACGTATAGGGCTGACGCCTGCCCGGTGCTGGAAGGTTAAGGGAGTGCTTAGCGCAAGCGAAGGTGCGAACCGAAGCCCCAGTAAACGGCGGCCGTAACTATAACGGTCCTAAGGTAGCGAAATTCCTTGTCGGGTAAGTTCCGACCCGCACGAAAGGCGTAACGATCTGGGCACTGTCTCAACGAGGAGACTCGGTGAAATTATAGTACCTGTGAAGATGCAGGTTACCCGCGACAGGACGGAAAGACCCCGTGGAGCTTTACTGTAGCCTGATATTGAATTTTGGTGCAACTTGTACAGGATAGGTAGGGCCAGAGAACCCGGGCGCCAGCTTCGGGGAGGCGTCGGTGGGATACTACCCTGGTTGTATTGAACTTCTAACCCACAAGCCTTAGCGGCTTGGGAGACAGTGTCAGGCGGGCAGTTTGACTGGGGCGGTCGCCTCCTAAAAGAGTAACGGAGGCGCTCAAGGTTCCCTCAGAATGGTTGGAAATCATTCGCAGGTGTAAAGGCACAAGGGGCTTGACTGCGAGACGGACAGGTCGAGCAGGGTCGAAAGACGGACTTAGTGATCCGGTGGTTCCGCATGGAAGGGCCATCGCTCAACGGATAAAAGCTACCCCGGGGATAACAGGCTTATCTCCCCAAGAGTCCACATCGACGGGGAGGTTTGGCACCTCGATGTCGGCTCATCGCATCCTGGGGCTGTAGTCGGTCCCAAGGGTTGGGCTGTTCGCCCATTAAAGCGGTACGCGAGCTGGGTTCAGAACGTCGTGAGACAGTTCGGTCCCTATCCGTCGCGGGCGCAGGAAATTTGAGAGGAGCTGTCCTTAGTACGAGAGGACCGGGATGGACACACCGCTGGTGTACCAGTTGTTCTGCCAAGAGCATCGCTGGGTAGCTATGTGTGGCCGGGATAAGTGCTGAAAGCATCTAAGCACGAAGCCCCCTCAAGATGAGATTTCCCATTGCGCAAGCAAGTAAGATCCCTCAAAGACGATGAGGTAGATAGGTTCGGGGTGGAAGCGTGGCGACACGTGCAGCTGACGAATACTAATCGATCGAGGACTTAACCAACAAACTGAAACGCGCGTTTCCCCAATGTCGATTTATCCAGTTTTGAGCGAACAAGCTCAACATAGTCCAGTGATGATGGCAAAGAGGCCACACCCGTTCCCATCCCGAACACGGAAGTTAAGCTCTTTTGCGCCGATGGTAGTTGGGGTTTCCCCTGAGAGTAGGATGTCGCTGGGCAAGTAGAAAGGCCGTTACCGGTTTATTCCGGTAGTGGTCTTTTCTTTGAAATCATTTTATTTTTGCTGAAACAAGGCCTATTCCTCTTGCATTCGTACTTTGATTGACCTAATATGAAATTTAATTGCGAAGGAAAGGGTGCAGAAATGGATATTAATCCGTGGTTAATGGTTCTCATAATATTTTCAATCAATATAGTCTATGTCACCTTCTTTACTGTGCGAATGATTATGACACTCAAAGGCTTCCGTTATTTAGCGGCGCTTGTCAGCATGGTGGAAGTGGTCATATATAGTAGGGCTCGGCTTGGTGCTAGATAATTTAGATCAGATACAGAACTTGGTCGCTTATGCGATTGGTTATGGATCTGGGGTTGTGATCGGTTCTAAAATCGAAGAGAAAATGGCGTTAGGATATATAACGGTTAATGTTATTAGCAACGATGAAAGTGATTATCTCCCGGAAGTTGCGTGAAAAGGCTACGGTGTAACCGATTGGGATGCAAACGGAAGAGATGGCGGCAGGCAGGCTATGCAGATCTTGACTCCTCGGAAGATGGAATTAAAATTATACAAAACCATCCAAGAAATAGATCCTAAGGCTTTTATTATCGCCTATGAACCGAAAACGATTCATGGTGGATTCTGGGTAAAACAAGTGAAAAGAGGTAGATTATTTAAATGAGTAAAAGACAATCTGGTTCGAAGTGCAGGAACACGAGACGATGGAAGACTGCCTGAACCGAATGAAACAAGAGGGTTATATGGCTGTTGGCCGTAAAGAAGAGCCCTTGTTTGAAGAAATTAATGGAGAGCCTGTACCTGTCCGCCAGATTATCAAGTTTAAAGGTAATAAAATCGAAAATAGCAGATGATGGGTAAAAACACGAACGTTAAAAAGAGGTCTTGTTTATCGTTCGACTTTACCATTGACGCATATGAACCATCTTGTTATGATTAATGAGGAAACCCCATATATGCAGAGGAATTGGCCTCTGCGTCTCTACCAGGACACCGTAAATGTCGGACTATGCGGGAAAGCAACTTATGGTACTTATAACGGAGGATGCTTTTTATGCCATCACGTATGTTTTCGTTGAATCAAAGTCCTTAAGTAAACTGCTTTTCACGTCATGTGAGCAGTTTATTTGAGGGCTTTTACTTTTGAAAAGAGGTTATTGAATGAATCCGCGAATTGGCATTATTATGGGAAGTTCGAGTGATTGGGAAACGATGAAACATGCATGCGAGGTTCTAGATGAACTGAAGATCGACTATGAAAAAGTGATATCAGCCCATCGGACGCCGGATTTGATGTTCAGTTATGCAGAGGAAGCACGCGGTAAAGGTTTGCATGTGATCATTGCAGGTGCTGGCGGTGCTGCTCATTTGCCGGGAATGGTCGCGGCAAAACAACTTTGCCGGTTATCGGTGTTCCAGTTCAGTCTAAAGCCTTGAACGGGATGGATTCATTATTGTCGATTGTTCAGATGCCCGGTGGGGTGCCGGTTGCAACTGTAGCGATCGGGAAAGCCGGCGCGATCAATGCGGGCCTCCTGGCTGCCCAAATTCTTGGAACGGTCGACCCAGAAGCAGCGCAAGCTTTGGAAGATAGACGCAAGCGGACTGCGGAGGCTGTGTTGGAAAGTTCAGGTGATCTGGTATGACAAGAACGATTTTACCTGGACAGACGATCGGTATCATCGGCGGAGGGCAGTTAGGCCGCATGATGGCGTTGGCTGCGAAGGAAGCAGGATTTAAGATTGCGGTTTTGGATCCGGGCATGGATTCGCCGACCGGACAAGTGGCGGATATTCAGATCGTTGCTCCGTTCAATGATTCGGAAGCGCTGGAAGAATTGGCAGAAGTGAGTGATGTCATCACTTATGAGTTTGAAAATATTGATGTGGACGGGCTCCGCCATTTAGCTGAAATCGCTTATGTGCCTCAAGGGGCTGAGTTGATCGGCGTCACACAGAACCGGATTTTTGAGAAGCAGGAAATTCGGGAAGCCGGAGTGCCGGTAGCGAATTATATAGAAGCTTCTACATTTGAAGAGTTGAAAAGCCGGATTGAAACTTTGGATTATCCCTTTGTCGTTAAAACGGCTAGAGGTGGATATGACGGCAAAGGCCAGCAAATTGTGGAGAATGCAGACCAGTTATCAGAGGCGGAAGCCCTGTTCCAGAACGGGGATTGTGTCGCGGAAGCATTTATCGATTTCACGATGGAGATATCGGTTGTCATCCAGCGCAATACTTTAGGTGAAACGGCTATATTGCCGATTGGAGAGAATATCCATAAAGATCATATACTGCATCAAACCATTGTCCCTGCAAGAGTTGGCGAGGAAACGCTGACAAAAGCGAAAAAGGCGGCAGAAGCAATTGCTGAACATCTGCAAATGGTCGGAACACTTGCGGTTGAAATGTTCGTTTTGCCGGATGGCGAAATCCTGGTCAACGAACTGGCACCGCGCCCTCATAACTCAGGGCATTATTCAATCGAAGCGACAAACATTTCGCAGTTCCACCAGCATATCCGCGCGATTTGCGGGTGGCCGTTGCGCAAGCCGAAGCTTTGGAGTTCAGCTGTCATGGTTAATGTGCTCGGAGAACATGTAGCGCCGCTCACGACGAAAATCGCACATTATCCGGACTGGTCGATTCATTTATACGGCAAGGACGAAGCAAAACATAAACGCAAAATGGGGCATGTGACCATTTTGACGGAAGACATAGATCGAACATTAAACGAAATCGACGCATCTGGCATTTGGCCGGAATAATTGGAGGATATAGATTATGATCGCACGTTATACACGCCCGGAGATGGGTGCCATTTGGACAGAAGAAAACAAATACCAAGCATGGTTGGAAGTAGAAATCCTTGCATGTGAAGCTTGGGCAGAAATTGGCGATATCCCGAAAGAAGACGTGGCGAAAATCCGTGAGAATGCAGGGTTTTCAGTCGACCGAATTCTAGAAATTGAAGAGGAAACGCGCCATGATGTTGTTGCTTTTACGCGTGCGGTTTCCGAAACGCTTGGGGAAGAACGCAAATGGGTGCATTACGGATTGACGTCAACAGATGTTGTCGATACGGCACTTTCTTATCTGTTGAAGCAGGCGAATGAAATCCTGCGCAAAGATTTGACAAACTTCATCGATATTTTAGCGGTGAAAGCGAAAGAGCATAAAATGACGGTCATGATGGGCCGTACACACGGTGTTCACGCAGAGCCGACGACATTCGGTTTGAAATTGGCGCTTTGGCACGAGGAAATGAAGCGTAACCTGGAGCGTTTTGAAGCAGCAGCGAAATCGATCGAAACGGGCAAAATGTCCGGTGCGGTTGGAACGTACGCGAATATCGACCCATTTGTTGAAGAATATGTATGCAAAAACTTAGGAATCGCTGCATCGCGTATTTCCACACAGACTTTACAGCGTGACCGCCATGCACAGTATATGAGCACGCTTGCCTTGATCGCTTCTTCAATTGAAAAATTTGCGACGGAAATTCGTGGTTTGCAGAAATCTGAAACACGTGAAGTCGAAGAGTTTTTTGCGAAAGGACAAAAGGGATCATCGGCGATGCCGCATAAACGCAACCCGATCGGTTCTGAAAACATGACAGGCCTTGCGCGCTTGATCCGCGGTTATATGGTGACGGCTTACGAAAACGTATCGTTGTGGCATGAACGCGACATTTCTCATTCCTCTGCTGAACGCGTCATCTTGCCGGATGCGACGATCGCGTTGAACTATATGCTCAACCGTTTCGGCAATATCGTCAAGAACTTGACGGTGTTCCCGGAGAATATGAAGCGCAATATGGATTCGACATTGGGGCTTATTTACTCACAGCGTGTCCTGTTGACATTGATTGATAAAGGGATGGCGCGTGAAGCGGCATACGATACCGTGCAGCCTTGCGCGATGGAAGCATGGGAAACGCAGACTTCGTTCCGTAAAGTCGTGGAAGCGAACGAGACGATCACTTCGCAGCTGACGAAAGAAGAGCTGGACGATTGCTTTGATTACAACCACCACTTGCAACAAGTCGATATGATCTTCAACCGTCTCGGATTAAATTAAACGGAGGCATCAATCATGGAAAAAGCTCAGCTATTGTATGAAGGAAAAGCGAAGCGTCTGTATAAAACGGACGAGCAAGGCGTTCTTTGGGTGGAATACAAAGATTCCGCCACTGCGTTCAACGGAGAGAAGAAAGAAGAGATTTCAGGAAAAGGGCGCTTGAACA includes these proteins:
- the purK gene encoding 5-(carboxyamino)imidazole ribonucleotide synthase — protein: MTRTILPGQTIGIIGGGQLGRMMALAAKEAGFKIAVLDPGMDSPTGQVADIQIVAPFNDSEALEELAEVSDVITYEFENIDVDGLRHLAEIAYVPQGAELIGVTQNRIFEKQEIREAGVPVANYIEASTFEELKSRIETLDYPFVVKTARGGYDGKGQQIVENADQLSEAEALFQNGDCVAEAFIDFTMEISVVIQRNTLGETAILPIGENIHKDHILHQTIVPARVGEETLTKAKKAAEAIAEHLQMVGTLAVEMFVLPDGEILVNELAPRPHNSGHYSIEATNISQFHQHIRAICGWPLRKPKLWSSAVMVNVLGEHVAPLTTKIAHYPDWSIHLYGKDEAKHKRKMGHVTILTEDIDRTLNEIDASGIWPE
- a CDS encoding NETI motif-containing protein; the encoded protein is MWFEVQEHETMEDCLNRMKQEGYMAVGRKEEPLFEEINGEPVPVRQIIKFKGNKIENSR
- the purB gene encoding adenylosuccinate lyase yields the protein MIARYTRPEMGAIWTEENKYQAWLEVEILACEAWAEIGDIPKEDVAKIRENAGFSVDRILEIEEETRHDVVAFTRAVSETLGEERKWVHYGLTSTDVVDTALSYLLKQANEILRKDLTNFIDILAVKAKEHKMTVMMGRTHGVHAEPTTFGLKLALWHEEMKRNLERFEAAAKSIETGKMSGAVGTYANIDPFVEEYVCKNLGIAASRISTQTLQRDRHAQYMSTLALIASSIEKFATEIRGLQKSETREVEEFFAKGQKGSSAMPHKRNPIGSENMTGLARLIRGYMVTAYENVSLWHERDISHSSAERVILPDATIALNYMLNRFGNIVKNLTVFPENMKRNMDSTLGLIYSQRVLLTLIDKGMAREAAYDTVQPCAMEAWETQTSFRKVVEANETITSQLTKEELDDCFDYNHHLQQVDMIFNRLGLN